From the genome of Canis lupus familiaris isolate Mischka breed German Shepherd chromosome 20, alternate assembly UU_Cfam_GSD_1.0, whole genome shotgun sequence:
TGTTCCAGTCTCTGGTGGGCAAGTTCCCAACGGCTTCAATGAGGGAACAGTCACAGTTCATTGATGCCTGATGCTCACAGGGcagctttattgttttatatgtgaaaaatgaggaaagggcCGGAACCTCGGCATCAGGGAGACGATGAAAGACTGAGAAGCATTTCCAAAGTCCCGCGAACCGAAAGGTCAggccggggaggcgggggtgaggggggtaAGAAAAGAAGCAGCTGAGAAGTATTTGTGGCACCAGCGAGAAGAGCCTGTGATGTCCAAACCATGACTATGAATTTCAGGGCATCAAGACCCTGTCAACACGGCTAATCCCTACGGATGTTGGCTGAATAAGCCTTCGATGACCAAACAAGTGCACTGTGGAAACCGTGTCAGCCTCCAGCAGGCCGATTTGTCCTCACGTTACACACTCTGCTGGCTCTGTTGCTAGACCCCCAGATCGAGGATCCACGGCCAGAGCCCCCCAACGTGCCGAGGGTTGACACGGCATGGTCAATAAGTCAACAGAATTCAGAAACCACCACCACCGGATTAAGAAGGCAGTTTTATTTTGGTGCCCTGGACTTCAAGCAGATTAAATAATCAGAAAGGCTGAGCCATCGGGGTCATGTTTGAATGCTACAGCTGTTCACTGAGGTTTGACAAACGTTCTTTCTGGGGCTCGTCGTCTGAATGGGAAAGGCAGGGATGATCCTGGGAAGGCCGACACTTTAAGAAAGAAGAGGGGGCACAATCGAAAGATCCTCTTATGGAAAACAGTCCCAGCCAGATGGAGACGGGGGCAGGATTGCTTAAATAAGTGGTCTCCTGAGAGCGACGACCGCTTTCTGCGTTGAAGAAAAGCACAAGCGGGATCCTGAGAGAGTGAATGACAAGCTGGACCCTGAGCCTGCCATGCCCTCAGTGGGTTGACCTGCACATTAATAAAGGTGGGCTACGGGTTCCATGAGGAAGTCTGTGCAGACGCAGCCATGAAAGGTGAGCCGTGATCAATCCCCTCGCACCTTAGAAAGTGCTTATCCGTGGGAGGAAGGGACTCCTCTCAACAAGGTATCTGAGGGAAACTTAACTTTCAAGCAGTCTTTCTCCAAAGACCAAACATATGAAAAATGTCTCTGGTGGGGGAATTTATGTTTGTGCCATGTTGGGTCGGAAGAAGGGTGTGGGGACAAATGTACCCAGCCACGATTGGATATGCAGTTGGCATGCCATGGGCCATTTCATAGAGAAAATACAGGGCTTCAAGTTGGAGGGGATATATCATCCCCCTCGGGCAGGCGAGGGGACTGGCACTAAAGGAAGAACGAGCAAACTGGCTATCAGCTCAGAAAGACAAGCCTTTCACTAATAGATTAGCGGATTCTGTGGAAAACGTGTTCTCTGATTTGAGATTTGGATTTCGTGCAACTAACTGCTGCCTGAGACCCACAGTTGAAGTGGGGGATTGACTCTCCTCTCCCAGGAAGGTGCATTGGCTTTGAAAGGAGTCATTTAGATGatttacaaaattatagaaaggaagagaaagattttgctcttttatatttaggaaaaggaaaggggactATGATGTTTTGCATCCCTTGAGCTGAACTAAACGAAGCAATATCTTCAGAAGGTTCTCCAGACATCTTCCCTGCTGCCCTCAGTCGGGAATTCAAGGGTTCGGTGCATCGGGCAGCCACATTGTTTCTTTCCCTAGTTAAggtccaaacaaaacaaacagactcTTCCAAGAGGCCTTCTTTATAAATAGATAATCatcttaagttttaaatattattgcATGGCCTTGTGAATTATTCTACCAATTGAACAAAACGTCCTTGACAGATATTTGCCATATTTTGATATTCAAGTCCCAGGAAAAAAAGCAAGGCATAATATAGCTACTCTGGAGAGTGATCTAGCAGTATCTAAAAAAATGTCAACTCAGCAGCCTCTCTGAACCTTGCAAGGAGGCTCCCGTTGATTTTAGAGACCCTCTTCATAAAATCTGCATGGCCAAGTTGCTCTAAGGATGctctgcagcattgtttatagtGAAGGAAACTGCAgcaactcaaatgcccatcagtAAGGGAGTGGCAATATATTAAATTTGGCGTGGTGTCACCATGGAATCATCTATAGTATTTAAAAGGAAtgaatgggacgcctgggtggctctgtagtttaagcgtctggcttcagctcaaggtcacgatcccagggtcctgggatcaagacccaaaTTGGcctctggctccttgctcagcagggagcctgcttttcccactctccctttgcctgccgctcccctggcttaggctctctctctgtcaaataaataaataaaatcttaaaaaaaaaaaaaaggaatgaatgaactctATATTTACATGGTTAGGTTAGTTTTGAGTGAACAGAGTAAATGGCAGAATAAGACATGCCAATGACTATATTTATGTAGAGCCTTAAAGAACACAATATAAAACATTATGTAGTGTGTGAGTGTCTGTGTGTAAAAGTTTGACAGGTGGTAAAGCACAGCAGGTAAGGATCCTTACAGACTCTGGAAGCAGACTGGGTTCAAATCATGATTCTACTACTatctgtgactttggacaagtggTTTAGCTTCCCCCtgcctcagttccctcacctTTACAATGGGAATCTAACAGAATCAGACTTGCAAttcatacatatattataatatatagttacatataataacatattaattgatatataataaatattaatatattatataattatatatttaaacatatcacatattatataagataataatatataattatatgtaatattagtcggttatatatataatattaatataatactataatgCACTTACAATAGTACAATGGTCTTGGGCTCAAAACCTGTGCTAGATGActatttgctgttgttgttgttattaagtGTTAATTTTTAAAGGCCCAGAGGGATACTTCAGTAATGGTAGGGGAGAGGGGGCTTCATGTTGGAAAACATGACTTGGGGGCGAATCAAAGGGATTTCAACTGTATCAGCAATGCTTTGTTTctttaagttaaaagaaaaaaagatgaaaaatatgacaACCCATAAAGGATTGATTGACAGAACTTTGTTATAGGAATATAGGTGTTTATTATATgcttatctgcatttttaaaatctcttgaaTAAAAGGTGAGACAATCATCATTCATGGAATTTTTACACCTGCGAAGAAGACACACATCAATACATAGGAATACTTTAAACTCGCCCAATCCAAGATGGTCACCATCAGCaccatgtggctatttaaatttaaattaattaaatgcaaaTAACAATTCAGGACTCGGTTGCAGTAGTCACATTTCAGGAGCTCGGTAGTCACATGCAGCTAACGAACACCACACTGGACAGCAGATAACAGATCATTCCCATCGTCACAGCAGGTTCTTCTGGACATCACTGATCTGGAGCACACTTTTCAGAAATGCGACTATCTGATTGGCCTGTCATTTTTCTAAACTTCTGGCCTCAGAGAATTCCGCTGTCCCTACAACAGACATGTGTCCCCATCaagatttttttcacctttctctcTGATATCATTAAGCCTTTCATCTTCCAGTGAACGAGCTACTTAAGGAGGTAACTTTTCCAAGGCTCTGACAGCAGCACAGAATGTGCAACATTTGACCCCACTGGGGAGGTGCCCGGTCCCCTGATTCTCCTAAGGGTGGGGAATGATAGGCCCATTCCTGCCCATTCCTTGTGACTTCAGAGGGACACATGTCAAGCAATGCTGACACCGCTTACAAATtggttcttctctctctctctctctctctctctctctgctgtagGTGACCTGCTTCTGCTCTGCGGTGTGATCGTCCTGCTCCAGGGGGTGTGTGGCTGCCCGGAGAAGTGCCGCTGTCACTCATCCTCACATTCTGTAGACTGCAGCCAGCAGGGTCTGGCTGAAATCCCTTCTGATTTGCCTCCGCAGACTCTAACGCTGCACTTGCAAGATAACCAGATACAGCAGCTTCCTGCTTTCGCGTTTAGGTCAGTGCCCCAGCTAACGACCCTGAACCTGTGCAACAATTCCCTTTCAAACCTGGCCCCCGGAGCTTTCCAGGGACTTCATCACTTGAAGGTCTTAAACCTAACCCAGAACTCCCTGCACTCTCTGGAAAGCAGACTTTTCCACTCCCTCCCACAGCTGAGGGAGCTTGATTTGTCATCAAACAACATAAcccaccttcccacctccctgggTAAGGTTTGGGAGAACCTAACCGTATTTGCAGTTCAACAAAACCAGCTTCAGCAGCTTGATCGAGCACTCTTAGAATCcatgcccagtgtgaggcttTTATTTCTCAAGGACAACCTCTGGAAATGCAATTGCCACTTGCTCAGTCTTAAACTCTGGCTGGAGAAATTTATCTATAAAGGTCAGTAACATCTGTTTGGACTCCACTCCCAGCCCCACCTGCGTGTTACCAGCCTAGTGTGAATCTCATCTCTTGTCTGCGTTAGAAGGAACATTGAAGAGTGTGCAAAGGGCCAGTGTAAGCTTTTTCACGATGATGTTATTTTATGGATGGCAAGAGAGGTAGTAAGTCATTAGACAGGGTGTTTAAATCAGGATTTAAATTCATCTACAAATATGATTCATGGAGATAACTTTctactgttattttaaaagattttatttatttattggagagagagagagagagagagaaagaaagaacaagccgggggggggggggggggggcagaggagagggagaaacaaactccccacTTAGTGGAcaacctgacgtggggcttgatcccaggaccccaagatcatgacctaagctgccagcagacacttaactgactgagccacccaggcacccactttCCACTTTTTGATTAATAACATTATTTGTATGAGAGCTGCAGGCCCTTAAGAAGGAGGGAAATTTACCCTCTGAATAATTGCTCAACTCCAAAGTggcacaaaattttaattttcaagtgtgATCCAGCATGGTATCTCTCTTTAGGAGTTTTTCTCCTGTATATGGTTCTACCAATTTGAAAGCCATAATCTTCCCTGAGATTATCCCTTCTGCTTTAGCAAATACCACTGTTATTGAAACTGGATGCAGTAGGGACTCCTCTCTAAAGtccctttactttttctttaaccagatgataaaaatcaaagcaaaggaatctagaatattaaaaatgagggCTCTGGAAATCACCCAGGAGTCACCAAACTACAGCCCAAGAGCCAAATCCAAcccatcttctgttttttttttttttacatttatttattcatgagacagagagagagagagagagagagagagagaggcacaggcacaggcagagcgagaagcaggctccacgcagggagcctgacgtgggactggatccagggtctccaggatcataccctgggctgaaggcgctaaacctctgagccaccggggctgcccccatcttctgtttttgtaaatatttatgggaACACATCCATGCTGATTTATCTAACTCAATGCTAGCCTATAATCAATAGGATGTGGAGGCCCAGAGATGATCAGGGACTTCCCCAAGATGACAgagtagaagcagagagaatagaATGAATGACTGTTGGGTCTTGGCCCCACGTTCTTTCCCCTATACCACAGTGCTTctttcctcttaattttctttttttaaaagatgttatttatatattcataagagacacagaaaaagagacagagacataggcagagggagaagcaggctccccacagagaggacttgatcccaggactccaggatcacaacctgaaccaaaggcagacactcaaccactgagccacccaggcatccctccttttgATTTTCAagcatcattcatttattcctgtgCTTGAGTGCCACCTATCTGCTAGGCACTTTTCTAGGCAATGAGAAAAGGTGAGTAAGAAAAACTCTACCATCATGGAGGTTACACTCTGGTAGCAGAAACAGATGTTAAATAAGACAGCCAATAAATATCCAAGTTCAGACAGCACTTGGTGCTAGGAAATAAGGAGGCAGCATGAGTGGAGAGGCAGCAATAGGATGGGAGTTCCATTTCAGAGAGGAAGGACCAGGAAGATTTCTCCAAGGAGGTGTGACATGGATGAACAGAATCTGAACAATGAGGAGAAAGAAGCCATGAAATAATTGCTGGGAAACGATAGAAATTGCAAAGGCCCTGACAGGGGAGTGAGCTTGGCTTATCTAAGAGACACGAGAGGCATACAGAGTAGTTAGGACagaggaagggatggagagaGCAGACAGAGATGAGGCAACAACACAAGTACTCAGGGGCCAGCTCATGTAGGAACGTGCAGAGTGGGCTGAGtcatctggattttatttttgatgaaatggAGCTTTCTTGAAGAATTTTAGTCAAGGAAACAATATCTGATTACATTTCAAAAGGTGAATCTGGTGACTGGAAGGAGATTAGACCATAAGATGCAGAAGCAACAGCAAGGGGATGAGGGACAGAAAGTGATTTCACTCACCCTGGGAAGAGAAGATGGTAGCCCAAGCCAGGGTCATGAGAAATGATCAACTTTGGGAGATATCTGGAATACTGAACTGATAGAAATGGCTAATGGATTGgaatggaaaatgaagaaaaaaagaaaagagtgtaTTATGGAAGATGTGATTTGTTTGATCCTGCATGGTTAACCACATAAACAGTGACTGCAGGGGCTGATAAGGGGCAGACTGGGGAGCGGGGTCTTTGCCCTGCATTCTTTGCAAGTGGGTGAGGATAAGGGAGAGATGATAGATCTAGAGTTCAATCTGGGGCAAGTCAAGTTTCAGGTGCCCATTACACATCCAAGGGGTGCTTCTGAGTCGGTGGCTGTATTTGCACCTCTAACTCAGGAAGATCTCAGAGCTATAGACATGAATCAGAGAGTCAATAGAGTCTGGATGGTTGCAGCAGTTACATAGGAGGAAGGTGGATAGAGCACAGCATGAGTTCAGATATACAATATTGAGTTAAGAATCCCCCTCAACAATGTAATAGCAAATAGTCTATAACTAGCCAACTAATCTTCAAGTTGACCTATAACAGAAGGCATAGAATGTGGCAAAAATCGTACTTGTAGGAGGTCTTGAATAAAACTTCTCACACCTAGAGGTGAAGTGGCTTTAGCTATTATGTTCCACCTAAAATGCTGAGCATCAGCCAAACCATCAGAGAGAGTTTTCATTGAAGAACATTTCTTGACAAAAGATAGTTTCCAGGTCCAGGACACTAGAAGCAACATCATATAGGAGACAGGAGATAGTTTCCCCTACTCTGCCACAAACTCACGGGTGACCTTCACACAAATTAatctccctccccagctctcagCATCACCAGGTGGAAGTTGACAGAGTTAAGCCAGAGAGTTCCTGAGGCCCATTCTGATTCTCAGACTCCACGGAGAATAATATATACTGAGTAAGGCAAAATAGGTATTGGTgaagagcttattttttttaaggatcataAATGAATACAAACAGTAGTGGTATTAGTCAGGACAGGCTGGTTGACAGGACACCCATCAGTGATGGGTGCAATAAAAGTCTATTGCTCACTTGTATTAGACCCAAGGGAACTGGGGGCTAGGGCTGGGTCCCACACAGTCATTCAGGGACATAAGCCCCTTCCAGCTTCTAATACTGCCACTTTATCCTCCAAGGTTACCATCCAGTAGGAATAGATCACATGGAGGATTAAGCAGGGGACTTTGTGGCCTGAAAGTGGCATTCATTGGTTCCATGGGCCTCATACAACAGTTCCTAACCTGAGCACAAAGAATGGGGGAAATTTTGCCTTCCTGTGGGCCCAAGGGCCAAAAAACATGCTTTGATGAATACCTATCAAATGTCTCCTTCACAAAAGCATGCACATAGATTTTGTAATTCGTATTCCTCTCCATTCAAGAGTAAACAAATCATCTTCGTGTCAATAGCTAACTGTATTAAACATTTATAGCTAGGCATTGTGCTGAGTACTTGACCTACTTAACCCAACTGAACCTCAGAGTGATCCTGTGAGatgattttcattataaatcCCTCTCCCCTCACTTTCCAGATGAGCAAGCAGAGGCAAAGAATGGTCAAGCAACTTGCTAAGGGTTGTACAGCTAAGTAATAGGCTCAAGATTTGAATCTAGTTTCTTCCAAGACACTGGTAAAGAGCTACCAGTGACCTGACGGAGGACAGTGAGGTCTCAGCAAGCTGGAACTTCTTACATTATCAACTTCCATGGATCTAGAAGGGAGGGCCACCCACAAGCTGTCATCAGCAGATTTGCCTCCTGGGGTTGTGGCTGAGGAGATGGTGGTAGAAGGCTGTGAGGTAAATCCTGAGGACACAGCTGCACTAGTGGCCGTGGAGCTCTTGATGGCTATAGCCCCTAACTTCCAGCTGTGTCCCAGGCTCTAGCCTGTGTATTTCTTGGCACTGTGGGTCCAGAGGCCATGCCTCTCATCCTAAAACTGACCAGCAGGAAGCTTGAAATTGGAGAAGATAGTGCTCAAGCCTGAAGTGATTGGGTGGGCCACCTCAGTCTGGGGATGAGTCAGCTCACAGAACTGCTGGCCCCATGGCAGGCAGCCTTTCTAGCCCTGGGGGGTCTCCATGTTCTCTGGCGAGGCTGAATATCATCACTTCTCAAAGCTCCACACTTCATTTCGGTTTCTTTGGCCTTCTGCCTTATAACACATTCCTGGGCAGAGGCATGAAATGGTCCCTGAGGCAGGGATCCTTAGCCTCAGCATAGCCTGATGGCACCTAGGCCCCATCAGGAGCAGCCACTCTGCACCTCTGGCCTCCTGCATGTCAGCTCAGGAAAGGAGGAAATTCCTCTGTTACCTTTTTGATTTAGGGTTGGGGCTCTTGCCTCAGGGGGATCACTGAAGAAGCCAAGAGGAGCCCAACTGACTCTGGTAGTAGGCAATTCATTTTCAAGCAGTGGCAACAAAAAGCTGTGGGTTGAATTTTGCCATTTCAACTAATCCCGGTATGACCTCGGCCATGATAATGAAGGTACTGCAACATGGCCCCATTTACTCATAGTGCCTTGTAGGACTCGGCTTATGAGGCCCAGATGATGGATGGAAGGCATTCTGCAAACTCCGAAGAGCTGTGCAATAGAAGGTTATAATAACATTGAAGTGATCATATCCCACATGTGACTTTCTGGTATAATATCATAATCCACCTGTGGTATGTACAAAGGATCTCCAATCTGACTTGACTAAGAATGGTGCCAGGCTGCATAGCCATTCTCGGGGAGGAGTTCATGGCAGCCAGGGGAGCTGAGCCACAGGTCACACAGGCCAGGCTCCACCCAGTCACAGGGCTTTACTGAGGGTTATTGCATTAACTCTGCTGACCTCAAAAGActccagaggggagagggaagagggagcagaATGTGGAGAGAGTCAGAGAGTACAGTGGGAAAACCGGGATCATGGGGCTGGGCTGGGTTTGAGGGCTGATCTCCCCCCTTACGGCCtacctgggtgaccttggacaagaaTTACCCATTAAAGCAGAGTTGTGAGGACTTACTAAACAGTGCATTGCCAACTATCAAGTCAGATATAAATACGGTGTTTTTATGGCAAAAAATATAGTCAGAGAAATGAATTTGCCTGAGGTCAGAGAGTAAATCAGTGGTCATATTTGGCCAGAATGAAATCTATTAGCTCAATGTTCTTTCTAGGAAACAATTACTAGGCACTCAAGTCTTCCCTGAACAACAGGAATCT
Proteins encoded in this window:
- the LRTM1 gene encoding leucine-rich repeat and transmembrane domain-containing protein 1; its protein translation is MKGDLLLLCGVIVLLQGVCGCPEKCRCHSSSHSVDCSQQGLAEIPSDLPPQTLTLHLQDNQIQQLPAFAFRSVPQLTTLNLCNNSLSNLAPGAFQGLHHLKVLNLTQNSLHSLESRLFHSLPQLRELDLSSNNITHLPTSLGKVWENLTVFAVQQNQLQQLDRALLESMPSVRLLFLKDNLWKCNCHLLSLKLWLEKFIYKGGITDSVICASPDTWKGKELLKIPHELYQPCPFPSLDVGSLRGQQLGSAHQPVPKPPESHSTGERDHPECELKPKPRPANLRHAVATVIITGVVCGIVCLMMLAAAIYGCTYAAVTAQYHGGRLAQTNEPVKMEGKELYDSSPA